The following coding sequences lie in one Flavobacterium sediminis genomic window:
- the lpdA gene encoding dihydrolipoyl dehydrogenase, with protein sequence MKYDIIVLGSGPGGYVTAIRASQLGFKVAVIEKENLGGICLNWGCIPTKALLKSAQVFDYLKHAGDYGLKVENFDKDFNAVVARSRSVAEGMSKGVQFLMKKNKIDVIDGFGKIKPGKKVDVTAADGKVTEYSADHIIIATGARSRELPNLPQDGKKVIGYRQAMTLPEQPKKMIVVGSGAIGVEFAHFYNSMGTEVTIVEFMPNIVPVEDEDVSKQFERSLKKAGINIMTNSSVEKVDTSGAGVKATVKTPKGEEILEADIVLSAVGIKSNIENIGLEEVGIATDRDKILVNAYYQTNVPGYYAIGDVVPGQALAHVASAEGILCVEKIKGMHVEPLDYGNIPGCTYATPEIASVGLTEKKAKEAGYEIKVGKFPFSASGKAKAAGTPDGFVKVIFDAKYGEWLGCHMIGAGVTDMIAEAVVARKLETTGHEILKAVHPHPTMSEAVMEAVADAYDEVIHL encoded by the coding sequence ATGAAATACGACATCATCGTTTTAGGAAGTGGTCCGGGTGGTTATGTTACTGCCATTAGAGCCTCACAATTAGGTTTTAAAGTAGCTGTTATAGAAAAAGAAAATTTAGGTGGTATTTGCCTGAATTGGGGATGTATCCCGACGAAAGCTTTATTAAAATCGGCTCAGGTTTTTGATTATTTAAAACATGCCGGTGATTACGGACTAAAAGTTGAAAATTTCGATAAAGATTTTAATGCTGTAGTTGCCCGTTCGCGTTCTGTTGCGGAAGGAATGAGTAAAGGTGTTCAATTCTTAATGAAAAAGAACAAAATTGATGTTATCGATGGTTTCGGAAAAATAAAACCGGGTAAAAAAGTTGATGTAACCGCAGCTGACGGAAAAGTAACGGAATACAGTGCTGATCATATTATCATTGCTACCGGAGCCCGTTCGCGTGAATTGCCTAACCTACCGCAAGACGGAAAAAAAGTGATCGGTTACCGTCAGGCTATGACGTTACCGGAGCAACCTAAGAAAATGATCGTTGTAGGTTCAGGAGCTATCGGGGTTGAGTTTGCTCACTTCTATAACTCAATGGGAACAGAAGTTACCATTGTTGAGTTCATGCCGAACATTGTACCGGTTGAAGATGAAGACGTATCCAAACAGTTTGAGCGCTCTCTGAAAAAAGCAGGGATCAACATTATGACAAATTCTTCTGTGGAAAAAGTTGACACAAGCGGTGCCGGCGTGAAAGCTACAGTGAAAACGCCAAAAGGAGAAGAAATCCTTGAAGCAGATATTGTTCTTTCAGCTGTAGGAATCAAATCAAACATCGAAAATATCGGATTAGAAGAAGTAGGTATTGCTACTGACAGAGATAAAATTTTAGTTAATGCTTACTACCAGACTAACGTTCCCGGTTATTATGCCATCGGAGACGTAGTTCCGGGACAAGCTTTAGCGCACGTTGCTTCTGCTGAAGGTATCCTTTGTGTTGAAAAGATCAAAGGTATGCACGTAGAACCGTTAGATTACGGTAATATTCCGGGTTGTACGTATGCTACTCCTGAAATTGCATCTGTTGGTTTAACTGAGAAAAAAGCAAAAGAAGCCGGATACGAAATTAAAGTGGGGAAATTCCCGTTCTCTGCTTCCGGAAAGGCAAAAGCAGCCGGAACACCTGACGGATTTGTAAAAGTAATCTTTGATGCGAAATACGGTGAATGGTTAGGCTGTCACATGATAGGTGCCGGAGTAACCGATATGATTGCTGAAGCTGTTGTAGCACGAAAATTAGAGACAACCGGTCACGAAATCTTAAAAGCAGTTCACCCTCACCCTACTATGAGTGAAGCCGTTATGGAAGCCGTAGCTGATGCTTATGATGAAGTAATCCACTTATAA
- a CDS encoding ABC transporter ATP-binding protein, whose product MNPIRSKSLKKVMQYAKPYQKRFNWVIVWAILLSVFAAARPYLLKQTVDKYLSTHDSTGLLIYVIIMATVLLFEVVSQFYFTYWANWLGQDIIKDIRDKLFKHITSFRLQYFDKEPVGKLVTRTVSDIESIASIFSQGLFMIVSDVLKMIVIIGIMFYMNWQLTLIVLLAMPILVYATHIFQQKMKVAFNEVRNQVANLNTFVQERLTGMKIVQLFNREQIEYEKFKVINAKHNKAWLKNILYNSIFFPIADIVSSFTLAVIVWYGGKEIIHGDAGTSFGDLFAYTMLITMLFNPLRQIADKFNVMQMGIIAAERVFEILETESHIQNVGTVEARHFEGNISLKDVRFSYIKGEEILKGINLEVNSGETIAIVGSTGAGKSTIINLLNRFYEIDSGEIAIDSVPIQDYTIESLRKQISVVLQDVFLFADTILNNITLYNDSITKEDVILAAQKIGVHDFIMSLPNNYDYNVKERGVMLSSGQRQLIAFLRAYVSNPSILILDEATSSIDTYSEELIQQATEKITQDRTSIVIAHRLATIINADRIIVMDKGQIVEQGTHQELLKITDGIYKGLYEAQFALNQ is encoded by the coding sequence ATGAATCCGATTCGTTCCAAATCATTAAAAAAAGTAATGCAATATGCCAAACCGTATCAAAAAAGGTTTAATTGGGTTATTGTCTGGGCTATTTTACTTTCTGTTTTCGCTGCTGCACGCCCTTATTTGTTAAAACAAACTGTTGATAAATACCTGAGTACACACGATAGTACGGGCTTGTTGATCTATGTTATCATCATGGCAACAGTTCTTCTCTTTGAGGTTGTTTCCCAATTTTATTTTACCTATTGGGCAAATTGGTTAGGACAGGATATTATAAAAGACATTCGAGATAAATTATTCAAACATATTACTTCGTTCCGATTGCAATATTTTGATAAAGAACCGGTAGGAAAACTTGTTACCCGAACCGTTTCAGATATCGAATCCATTGCAAGTATCTTCAGTCAGGGTTTATTCATGATCGTAAGTGATGTATTGAAGATGATCGTTATCATCGGGATCATGTTTTATATGAACTGGCAACTTACTTTGATCGTTCTTTTGGCTATGCCGATCTTAGTTTATGCTACGCATATTTTCCAACAAAAAATGAAAGTGGCTTTTAATGAAGTTCGCAATCAGGTTGCTAATCTGAATACGTTTGTTCAGGAACGTTTAACCGGAATGAAAATCGTACAGTTGTTCAACCGGGAGCAAATTGAATATGAAAAATTTAAGGTTATCAATGCTAAACACAACAAAGCCTGGCTTAAAAACATTTTATATAACTCGATCTTCTTCCCTATTGCCGATATTGTTTCCTCTTTTACATTAGCGGTTATTGTATGGTATGGAGGAAAAGAAATTATCCATGGTGATGCTGGCACTTCATTCGGTGATCTTTTTGCTTACACCATGTTGATTACCATGCTCTTTAACCCGTTGCGCCAAATTGCAGATAAATTCAATGTTATGCAAATGGGAATTATTGCAGCCGAAAGAGTTTTTGAAATTTTAGAGACCGAAAGCCACATACAGAACGTCGGAACTGTTGAAGCCCGGCACTTTGAAGGTAATATCAGCCTTAAGGACGTTCGCTTCAGCTATATCAAAGGAGAAGAAATTCTGAAAGGGATCAATCTCGAGGTAAATTCTGGAGAAACCATTGCTATTGTGGGAAGCACGGGTGCCGGAAAATCAACTATCATTAATTTACTGAATCGTTTCTACGAGATAGATTCAGGAGAAATTGCAATTGACTCTGTCCCTATCCAGGATTACACCATAGAAAGCCTCAGAAAACAAATCAGTGTGGTGCTACAGGATGTTTTCTTGTTTGCCGATACCATTCTGAATAATATTACATTATACAACGATTCGATTACCAAAGAAGATGTGATACTCGCCGCGCAAAAAATAGGAGTTCATGATTTTATCATGAGTTTACCGAACAATTACGATTATAATGTAAAAGAACGTGGCGTGATGCTTTCTTCCGGACAACGCCAATTGATCGCTTTTTTAAGAGCCTATGTCTCTAACCCGAGTATTTTGATCTTGGATGAAGCCACATCCTCTATTGATACTTATTCGGAAGAACTGATCCAGCAAGCTACCGAAAAGATCACTCAGGATAGAACATCTATTGTTATTGCCCACCGTTTGGCAACCATTATCAATGCTGATAGGATCATCGTTATGGACAAAGGTCAGATCGTTGAACAAGGTACACATCAGGAATTACTTAAAATTACAGATGGTATCTACAAAGGTTTATACGAAGCTCAATTTGCTTTAAATCAATAA
- a CDS encoding BamA/TamA family outer membrane protein, which translates to MYRLFFRPSSLSTATLIDNEKERQKKEEKIREVNHSSNGKVIRNVYIKTLDPFGYSLQDSTRSPKTGFERFGNSVHVKTNEFTVQNLLLFKQYDRCDTLKLQETERLIRSQRYVRQVTVLPQPTQSQDSIDVYVTLLDSWSLIPTGNITSGDWEAKLTERNIMGYGHKISGSYKEEFATKRNAHYAQYTINNIKNSYISFDLIYQKDYYSNSSRSIGLTRNFFSPLTKNAGGVYFENREATENFFYPDSTYRQTVKTEYQEYWYGRAFKILKPDTYLGKTTNLITSITFNKKIYTEVPDATFDPTSFFASENNIIGQVAFTAQKYYKDSYLFNYGITEDVPYGSIYALIFGKQTKNGDNRSYFGAKFAKGKRYPFGYLTATTEWGTFINDGKSEQTAFSVGFQYISPLWSIGSWRYRQFIKPSYTWGNNRDASVKDQLSLNNTNGLQDFTDGITGTQRWLLAMQMQTYVPKDWYGFHFSPYANITLGALADNTKNLFQSKVYPKFSLGVLINNDYLVFNSFQISFSYYPTIPYEGDNILKSNSLENNDLKLSDYQVGKPAYILYQ; encoded by the coding sequence ATGTATCGGTTATTTTTCCGTCCTTCCAGCTTATCTACAGCTACTTTGATTGATAATGAAAAGGAACGCCAGAAAAAAGAAGAAAAGATCCGGGAAGTTAATCATTCATCAAATGGTAAAGTGATCCGGAATGTCTATATTAAAACTCTGGATCCTTTCGGGTATTCCTTACAAGACAGTACACGCAGTCCTAAAACCGGATTTGAACGCTTTGGAAATTCAGTTCATGTCAAAACCAATGAATTTACAGTACAGAACTTGCTTTTATTTAAACAATACGATCGTTGCGATACTTTAAAATTACAAGAGACAGAGCGTTTGATCCGTAGTCAGCGTTATGTACGACAGGTTACTGTCCTACCCCAACCTACCCAAAGTCAGGATTCTATTGATGTTTATGTAACCTTATTAGATTCGTGGAGTTTAATTCCGACAGGAAATATCACTTCCGGTGATTGGGAAGCCAAACTAACGGAGCGAAATATTATGGGGTACGGTCATAAAATATCCGGAAGTTATAAAGAAGAATTTGCGACTAAGCGCAATGCTCATTATGCCCAATACACTATAAACAACATTAAGAACAGTTATATTTCATTTGACCTGATATATCAAAAGGACTATTATAGTAACAGTTCAAGAAGTATTGGTCTCACCCGAAACTTTTTCTCTCCGTTAACTAAAAATGCGGGAGGTGTCTATTTTGAAAACAGAGAAGCAACCGAAAACTTCTTTTATCCTGATAGTACCTACAGGCAAACTGTAAAAACAGAATATCAGGAATATTGGTACGGAAGGGCTTTTAAAATTTTAAAACCGGACACTTATTTAGGTAAAACAACTAATTTAATTACTTCGATTACCTTTAACAAAAAGATATATACTGAAGTCCCCGATGCAACGTTTGATCCTACTTCTTTTTTTGCTTCTGAAAACAATATTATAGGTCAGGTAGCTTTCACCGCTCAGAAATACTATAAGGACAGTTATTTATTCAATTACGGTATTACTGAAGACGTTCCTTATGGTAGTATTTATGCGCTTATCTTTGGGAAGCAAACTAAAAACGGTGATAACCGATCGTATTTCGGTGCTAAATTTGCTAAAGGAAAACGTTACCCTTTCGGTTATTTAACTGCTACCACCGAATGGGGAACCTTTATCAACGACGGAAAATCAGAACAAACCGCCTTCTCTGTCGGATTTCAATATATCAGTCCTTTGTGGAGTATCGGTTCGTGGCGTTACCGTCAGTTCATTAAGCCCAGTTATACCTGGGGTAACAATCGGGACGCTTCCGTCAAAGACCAGTTAAGCCTAAACAATACAAATGGTTTACAAGATTTTACCGATGGTATAACCGGAACCCAAAGATGGCTTTTAGCCATGCAAATGCAAACGTATGTTCCGAAAGACTGGTACGGTTTTCACTTTAGTCCGTATGCCAACATAACTTTGGGAGCCTTAGCCGATAATACTAAAAATTTGTTCCAAAGCAAAGTATATCCTAAATTCAGTCTGGGTGTATTGATCAACAATGACTATTTGGTTTTCAACAGTTTTCAGATCTCCTTCTCTTATTATCCTACTATTCCGTATGAAGGAGACAACATCTTAAAAAGCAATTCATTGGAAAATAACGATTTAAAATTATCGGATTACCAAGTAGGAAAACCTGCTTATATTTTGTATCAGTGA
- a CDS encoding acetolactate decarboxylase, giving the protein MTIKKIITGLFAICITSCNTTNKEEILKETVSDIHVVGTMKNVIWKGELEGRISLDTISDKKGLYGLGPESYLKGELLINNGICYVSEVTSDSTMTVEKKFDVSAPFFVYANVSEWNEIELPSTIKTIPELEQFIEERTREKKRPFAFKLKGTVSKAVIHIQNLPEGTQVASPDDAHKGQVKYELENTTSDIIGFFSTEHKGIFTHHDSYLHMHLITEDESKMGHLDDIEINTMTLYLPKN; this is encoded by the coding sequence ATGACGATAAAAAAAATAATAACAGGCTTATTCGCCATCTGTATAACAAGCTGTAATACAACTAATAAAGAAGAAATTCTTAAAGAAACAGTTTCTGACATCCATGTTGTAGGTACGATGAAAAATGTCATATGGAAAGGAGAACTAGAAGGTCGCATCAGTTTAGATACTATTTCCGATAAAAAAGGGCTTTACGGACTTGGCCCGGAAAGTTATCTGAAAGGAGAATTGCTGATCAACAACGGAATCTGTTATGTTTCTGAGGTTACATCCGATTCAACTATGACTGTCGAAAAAAAGTTTGATGTTTCTGCGCCATTTTTTGTTTATGCTAATGTAAGTGAATGGAATGAAATTGAATTGCCTTCAACGATCAAAACCATCCCGGAACTGGAACAATTCATTGAGGAAAGAACCAGAGAAAAGAAACGTCCTTTTGCCTTTAAATTAAAAGGTACTGTTTCAAAAGCGGTCATTCATATTCAGAATTTACCGGAAGGAACTCAGGTTGCCTCTCCGGATGATGCCCATAAAGGACAGGTTAAGTATGAACTGGAAAATACAACCAGTGATATCATTGGATTTTTCTCTACTGAACACAAAGGTATCTTTACGCATCACGATTCCTATTTACACATGCATTTAATTACAGAAGACGAAAGTAAAATGGGGCATTTAGATGACATAGAAATCAATACCATGACGTTATATTTGCCCAAAAACTAA